The Metabacillus sediminilitoris genome window below encodes:
- a CDS encoding S8 family peptidase yields MTQKKVKLIPYTIQSIADTTNETPKGIQLVQAPAIWEKSNQGEGIVIAVIDTGVDTDHPDLKERIIGGRNFTTDHNGDHTNFEDNNGHGTHVSGTITASLNNNGVVGVAPKSQILGLKALTGEGSGNYEWIINAINYAVEWRGPKNERVRVICMSLGGPHDVPEMHKAVQNAVNQDVSVVVAAGNEGDGEEDTFEYAYPGAYNEVISVGAVSMDLKLAPFTNTNTEVDLVAPGVDVISTYLGNKYAKLSGTSMAAPHVAGALALIINLSEKEFNRILSEAEVYAQLIKRTLPLNYRKSSEGNGFLLLNLVEQLNDRIITPSMNGNDKQP; encoded by the coding sequence ATGACGCAAAAAAAGGTTAAATTGATTCCTTATACCATTCAGTCTATTGCGGATACAACAAATGAAACACCAAAGGGGATTCAATTGGTACAGGCCCCTGCCATATGGGAGAAAAGCAATCAAGGAGAAGGCATTGTCATTGCCGTCATTGATACCGGTGTTGATACCGATCACCCGGATCTTAAGGAACGAATAATTGGCGGAAGGAATTTTACAACGGATCATAATGGTGACCATACCAATTTTGAGGACAATAACGGTCATGGCACACATGTATCGGGAACCATTACGGCAAGCCTTAATAATAACGGTGTTGTGGGGGTCGCTCCTAAGTCTCAAATATTAGGTTTAAAGGCATTAACAGGAGAAGGTTCTGGTAATTATGAATGGATCATAAATGCCATAAACTATGCAGTTGAATGGCGTGGTCCAAAAAATGAACGAGTTCGAGTAATTTGCATGTCACTAGGCGGTCCGCATGATGTACCTGAAATGCATAAGGCGGTTCAAAATGCAGTTAATCAAGATGTATCCGTAGTAGTTGCTGCGGGAAATGAGGGAGATGGCGAAGAGGATACATTTGAGTATGCCTACCCCGGGGCATATAACGAAGTCATTTCTGTCGGTGCTGTGAGCATGGACCTAAAGCTCGCTCCATTTACGAACACCAATACGGAAGTGGATCTTGTCGCTCCCGGAGTAGATGTGATATCAACATATCTAGGCAATAAATATGCAAAGCTGTCAGGGACCTCAATGGCGGCTCCGCATGTTGCAGGTGCTTTAGCTTTAATCATAAATTTAAGTGAAAAAGAGTTTAATCGAATTCTTAGTGAAGCAGAGGTCTATGCCCAACTAATCAAACGGACATTACCGCTTAATTATCGAAAAAGCTCTGAAGGGAATGGCTTTCTCTTACTTAACTTAGTTGAACAATTAAATGATAGGATCATCACTCCCAGTATGAATGGGAATGATAAACAACCATAA
- a CDS encoding N-acetylmuramoyl-L-alanine amidase, producing the protein MKLYLDPGHGGSDPGAGGHGLKEKDIALDIALKIRSILTTQYENIQVKMSRTGDTTKSLSERINEANAWGADFYLSIHCNAFNGSARGYEDYIHTGLSDSSTTATYQNIIHAEVIKLNQLQDRGKKKANFYVLRETAMHALLSENGFIDNAQDAALMKQSSWRQKVAQGHANGIAKAFNLKRKQQQDDPDTGTEYKVIAGSFKSRDNADERVTFLRSKGIESFVDTVSISGVTWYRVQAGAFSSLDNAEKRLEEVKMTGIRDAFIIAEDSRGTEDVEIPSGYSILGQTFLSPEHMNLFVKNINPDALELGIYYSTFGEYYGIRGDIAFAQAMHETDYLRFTGVVHPKQNNFCGLGATGPDNPGASFETPKEGVLAHLQHLYAYASIKPLPDEYPLVDPRFDLVARGSAPSWVGLNGKWAVPSTTYGQSILGLYEKMIINARENLENVLKEVKG; encoded by the coding sequence ATGAAGCTTTATTTAGATCCAGGTCATGGCGGCTCTGACCCAGGTGCCGGGGGCCATGGACTGAAGGAAAAAGATATTGCTTTAGATATTGCACTTAAAATACGTTCAATCTTAACTACTCAATATGAAAATATTCAAGTGAAGATGAGCCGTACAGGCGATACAACCAAGAGCTTAAGCGAGCGGATAAATGAGGCGAACGCTTGGGGAGCCGATTTTTATTTGTCGATTCACTGCAATGCTTTCAATGGTTCTGCAAGGGGCTACGAAGATTATATTCACACAGGCTTATCCGACTCTTCTACGACAGCAACATATCAAAATATCATCCATGCGGAAGTAATAAAATTAAATCAACTACAAGACCGCGGCAAAAAAAAGGCCAATTTCTATGTTCTGCGTGAAACCGCGATGCATGCCCTTTTATCAGAAAATGGCTTTATTGATAATGCGCAAGATGCAGCACTGATGAAACAATCATCATGGCGCCAAAAAGTGGCACAAGGTCATGCAAATGGAATAGCAAAAGCATTTAATCTTAAACGCAAGCAACAACAGGATGATCCCGATACAGGTACGGAATATAAAGTTATAGCCGGGTCGTTCAAGTCAAGAGATAATGCGGACGAGCGTGTCACATTTCTTCGGTCCAAGGGAATTGAATCCTTTGTGGATACCGTATCCATCTCAGGTGTCACCTGGTACAGGGTTCAGGCAGGGGCTTTTTCAAGCCTGGATAATGCAGAAAAACGTTTAGAAGAAGTCAAAATGACGGGGATCCGTGATGCATTTATTATTGCTGAAGACTCGAGAGGTACCGAAGATGTCGAAATACCATCCGGATATTCCATATTAGGCCAAACTTTTCTTTCTCCGGAACATATGAATCTATTTGTTAAAAATATCAATCCAGATGCGCTAGAGTTAGGGATTTATTATTCAACGTTCGGAGAATATTATGGAATCAGAGGTGACATTGCCTTTGCACAAGCCATGCATGAAACAGACTATCTCCGATTCACTGGGGTTGTGCATCCTAAACAGAACAACTTTTGTGGATTAGGTGCAACAGGTCCGGATAACCCTGGCGCAAGCTTTGAAACACCAAAGGAAGGTGTGCTTGCCCATTTGCAACATTTATATGCCTATGCATCTATTAAACCATTACCTGATGAATATCCACTCGTTGATCCTCGTTTTGATCTTGTAGCAAGAGGCTCTGCTCCATCATGGGTTGGTTTAAACGGAAAATGGGCTGTGCCAAGCACTACTTATGGTCAATCCATTTTGGGCCTGTATGAAAAAATGATTATAAATGCAAGGGAAAATCTAGAGAACGTCCTAAAAGAGGTAAAAGGCTAA
- a CDS encoding S8 family peptidase, whose translation MFGFSVVQLVRRNGHKLDKNIRQELLKVYSPFRNIPCFLHRPIEYVSKKAKKLPLIIEFEADCFELGINDVKNTNTSTLNQYPSISCCSTKLSIEKIEHLLDNCSHIKKIYYDRKVTALLDIATPSIHSDKLQQSGLTGKGVTIAVIDTGIYPHEDLQGRIKGFKDFINNRTAPYDDNGHGTHCAGDAAGNGRLSGGKYKGPAPEANIVGVKVLDKMGSGSLSTVISGVEWCIQNQAQLNIDILSLSLGSDAQQSAEDDPVVRAVEKAWDNGMVVCVAAGNSGPQPSTIASPGISPKVITVGAANDRNTVDRTNDIVADFSSRGPTIDGLIKPDLVTPGVNIISLRSPRSFLDKTNASARVDSNYFSLSGTSMATPICAGVVAQMLQMNPNQSPDDIKLQLINACEDIEQDPNAQGNGYVNAEKLLTMNVRQH comes from the coding sequence ATGTTTGGTTTTTCCGTGGTTCAGCTGGTTCGGAGAAATGGGCATAAACTTGATAAAAACATACGTCAAGAATTACTGAAAGTCTATTCCCCATTTCGCAACATTCCGTGTTTTTTGCATCGACCCATAGAGTATGTAAGTAAGAAGGCAAAGAAGTTACCATTAATTATTGAGTTTGAGGCAGATTGTTTTGAGCTGGGCATAAATGATGTTAAAAATACAAATACCAGCACACTGAATCAGTATCCTTCCATTTCCTGTTGCTCTACTAAATTATCTATCGAAAAAATAGAACATTTACTAGATAATTGCAGTCACATTAAAAAAATCTATTATGATCGAAAAGTGACAGCCCTGCTTGATATAGCCACCCCATCCATTCACTCCGACAAATTACAGCAAAGCGGCTTAACAGGAAAAGGTGTAACTATAGCCGTTATTGATACAGGCATCTATCCACACGAAGATTTACAAGGACGGATCAAAGGATTTAAAGATTTTATTAATAATCGAACGGCTCCATATGATGATAATGGCCATGGTACACACTGTGCAGGAGATGCAGCAGGAAACGGAAGATTATCCGGGGGAAAATATAAAGGACCTGCACCTGAGGCGAATATAGTCGGAGTAAAGGTTCTTGATAAAATGGGATCTGGTTCACTTTCTACTGTTATTTCCGGGGTGGAATGGTGTATCCAAAATCAAGCACAATTAAATATCGATATTCTTTCATTATCACTTGGCAGTGATGCACAACAGTCCGCTGAAGATGACCCTGTCGTAAGGGCTGTGGAAAAAGCGTGGGATAATGGAATGGTTGTGTGTGTAGCCGCAGGAAACTCAGGTCCTCAACCATCCACGATTGCCAGCCCCGGGATAAGTCCAAAAGTGATTACCGTAGGTGCTGCCAACGATCGCAATACGGTTGACCGTACCAATGATATAGTAGCCGACTTTTCAAGCCGCGGTCCAACAATTGATGGTCTGATAAAACCTGATCTCGTGACACCTGGGGTCAATATTATTTCTTTACGTTCACCGAGATCTTTTCTAGATAAAACAAATGCATCAGCACGTGTCGATTCAAACTATTTTTCCTTATCAGGAACCTCAATGGCCACCCCAATCTGTGCAGGCGTAGTCGCTCAAATGCTACAAATGAATCCAAACCAGTCTCCCGACGACATCAAACTACAGCTGATTAACGCATGTGAAGATATTGAACAAGACCCTAATGCGCAAGGGAATGGTTATGTAAACGCTGAAAAATTATTAACTATGAATGTAAGGCAACATTAG
- a CDS encoding DUF3231 family protein, producing the protein MENILETVMDAMKSFTVQDEDQPLHVGEVMACWIYLAGLEIAKVSVQAGINTTTDDELKAILEEDMKLGNSQRKRLHDFMIKEGITLPPAPEEMPLSDPNSVPLGVKLTDDVIANELSLKIISLIMRAASAATESIRTDVGLLFIQFQAEKLAFATRLKHLMRKRGWIKVPPFYVPPGSQKPLS; encoded by the coding sequence ATGGAAAATATATTGGAAACAGTTATGGATGCCATGAAATCATTTACAGTTCAAGACGAAGACCAACCTCTTCATGTCGGAGAAGTGATGGCTTGCTGGATTTACTTAGCAGGCCTTGAAATAGCCAAAGTATCAGTTCAAGCAGGTATAAATACTACGACGGATGATGAACTAAAAGCGATACTTGAAGAAGATATGAAACTAGGGAACAGTCAAAGGAAACGACTCCATGATTTCATGATTAAGGAAGGAATTACGTTACCTCCTGCCCCTGAAGAGATGCCACTATCAGACCCTAACAGTGTTCCTCTTGGTGTTAAATTAACGGATGATGTGATTGCAAATGAATTATCTTTAAAAATCATTAGTTTGATCATGCGTGCGGCTAGTGCTGCTACCGAATCAATTCGAACAGATGTCGGTTTATTGTTTATTCAGTTTCAAGCAGAAAAATTAGCTTTCGCGACTAGGTTAAAACATTTAATGCGTAAACGCGGATGGATTAAAGTACCACCGTTTTACGTTCCACCTGGTTCCCAAAAACCATTAAGTTAA
- a CDS encoding DoxX family protein, with amino-acid sequence MITVVMQVILAVFILVGGFIKLLRIPFQVEHWQHYQYPLWFMSVIGFIELIGAIGMIGGLWNRNLAVGSGVLFVLLMMGAIHAHIFRAHQSIVMIIPSMICLILSIIVIIKNLTFA; translated from the coding sequence ATGATAACTGTTGTTATGCAAGTAATTTTAGCCGTTTTTATTTTAGTCGGAGGATTCATAAAACTTTTACGTATCCCGTTTCAGGTTGAACATTGGCAGCATTATCAATATCCATTATGGTTCATGTCTGTTATTGGATTTATTGAACTTATTGGAGCAATAGGAATGATTGGAGGTTTATGGAATAGAAACTTGGCTGTTGGATCAGGTGTATTGTTTGTACTTCTCATGATGGGAGCCATACATGCTCACATTTTTCGAGCACATCAATCAATTGTAATGATTATTCCTTCAATGATCTGCTTAATATTATCTATCATAGTGATTATCAAGAACTTAACGTTTGCTTAA